The Pleuronectes platessa chromosome 22, fPlePla1.1, whole genome shotgun sequence region GATTGGAATAACCTGAATCCCAACGGTTCACAAAATAAATTCTGTGTAATGTACATTTCCACATCACTGATTCCATGAGCAACAGTAACAAGTCAAATTGTTTTCATTCACAGAATCTTTCTGATTCAGTTTTCCAGCTCTGTTAACATCAATAAacttcctgcagctgtttaGAGCTAAAGACGACAAGAGGACATTCATTTCCCCTGTGATTATGCAATATTGTAATTCTTAATTATcgatgatgtttaatattttgttgcttttatCATTTCTAGTTATTCAAATTTGTATGTATAGATgtattgtctttttgttgttttaagccTGTTCAGTTCCACATTGTCTTCATGATAAGGTGATAAAGGCGACAGAAGCACAGAAAGTCTTGGCCTTAGAAGGATGTATCCGAGTGTGTGCGCAGGGTTTTGAGAGTATTACAAAATCTTTAAGTGGAATCAATGAGTCCTGCTCTGAAACTTAAAGACCATGATCTTAAATAAAGATAGGGACATAACCCCATACTTAAATGTTCTCTTATGAGACATTTATCCTGCCGCTACCTGAAGGTTTTATGAGCCGTTCTCTACCAATCTgattaaaacacaaaagatCACGTTACCAAACCACAGGCTTCATGTAAATCGAGTCCTGCTGTAGCGAAGATATGAAAAACTTCACACCCTCATGCACCAGGTGGTTTCACAGAGTAAAAGTGGATGCAAAACACTTTTCTGCAGTTATGGATCAGTGTAGCCGCGCAAGTTGCATTTCAAAATGTGGTTTTACAGGACAAGAAATAcactgatgacacacacacagtttgcagGGAGGGGCTGTGTTATAAAGCTGGGTTATCTGTATTTCAATATATAAGCTGcagtttgttgttttgaatCATCATTGTACAAATCGGTTGCTATAGGACTACGCTCTGTACATGTCAATAGGAATATGGATGGAATATTCTATTAGCAACTTATTTATACATCATAAACATATACTCAAAAATGTCTGAATGACGTCAATAGTCAGAATATTGATGACCGTGTAAACATATACAGTGTGAACAGCTGTTCTTATCTGGATTAGGCTGCAGTGTGAACACAGTCAGAGACAGCTGAGGAGCCCACCGTTTATGTTGAGCGGTGGACACTCCattcctctcttcttcatcaGGTAGCGGATGGTCTGTAGCTGAGACATGATCTCGTTTTTCTGCTCCTGGGCCACTGTCTTCACGCTGCACAGAGACGAGAGAAGTGAAAACGACCTTGTAGCAAGAACATGGCCTTAAACTGGAGGAGAAAGATATTGTGATGACAGGACTCAGTGAAGTGTCACGTTATTAATGACATCAGGGCCAGTGGTGAAAAACATCTGTGTTGCATACAGGAATAATCATTTTGAGACTAGATAATGTTTTTTGGAGGATGAAGTTTGTTGAGCAGGATGGTGTCATACAGATGAGTGTTTGACATTTAGCCTACCTTCACCTAGGTGAATAGGTTGgacaaaataatagaaacacCTGGATACCATCGTCGGTGTACTTCATTTACATGTGGCAGCGGTTTTGTGTTGGGAGTTTGTTATTTTGATTTTGACActaatatttaaatttaactCAGAATGTAAATAGGTtccaaatattataatataatggaGGACGttgtcaaacattaaaaaaaataggccTTTTATAAATAATTGCCAGGTGATCAGAGGGTTGTCgacatttacattaaaaggGACCAAAGTTTAACGATCCATGTTTCCCTACTCATGCCAGTGAATTCACTGTTTATATATTACAGGTCTGCTAAATGAGAAAAGATGCAGCACAGTAAATAAGGATCATATATCATGGATATGTACACAGAGTAAAAAGATGAGGTGTGGTTCGTACACCTGCGGGCCGAAGCATGTCACACTGCTGGGCACTCACCAGTTAGTGAGCGGGTCCAGCTGGGTGAGGATGGAGTTGAGCATCTGCTCAGTCTGCCCGAGTCTTTGTTCCAGCTCGTTCAACTGGTTCTCTGGACAATCAGAACGCAAACAAGAGCAGAAAATGTCTTCATCTAAATATCGCGTGGTAACCAAATATGTATGCCCACGGAAAAAACAAACTCCGATATGCAAACAGAAATCAGAGTACACGTGTCACACACCTGCTTCCACAGATTTTTTGGCCCCTTTTGcaaatttgtctttttgtgcCTGGTCGTCCGCCGACTTGATCTGAGGAGGGAAAGAAGGATTGATTGATTCTCATTTTGCAACTATTGATTGTCAAAGATCCTTTCAAAAACCTGCCTATTtgaaatgggctgtttgtttggtctgtggtgatgctggtggcaGTTTCCTTTCTAAAACTGACAGAGTCACCTGCAGTAATTGGGTCGTGGCGAGTGAAGACCTGATTCTGGACTCAGACCTCAGAAGCCTggagctgcacaaagagctgtttgtTCAAAGATCAGTGGAGCTAAGCTCAGCGTgcagaaccctgaactggaCAATCAATTGTCAGTGCTCTTGTTGATAACAAGCGGTAGTTGCGATCTACATTAATGAGTCACAGCCGCCTCTGCTACAGAGCATCAGCCGACCTGttaattcaaagtttattaatattaaacatatcAAAATCAGAATCTACTACTGTGTTCTGAATGTGTGAGaggcaaactccggagaaagtccaggCCCCATTGTGTGGACATTctctgtctgaaaacagctttggtTTTGCAAGCGTAATATACTAGGTAGtgatttgattttatattttaaatcaaatgtttaagTTTGTCACGTTTGAGCTGTGTATGAGTTAATATTTTAAGAATTTTATTATCTCCCGGACATCTCTCTGGAGGTAGAAGAGATTCAACCCGTCTGTTTCTCTCACCTTCAGAAACTTGTAGGCTGCAAACACTCCGACTCCGATGGCGTACAGAGGCATCAGTGTGAACACGTAgcccttgttgttgttgttggacttGAACTTGTCAGCTTTCAGCTCCTGCTCCATCAGCTTCTTCATCTGCTGCATGTTCTCAGCGGTCTGAGGAGCGCCGGGGCCATTCATGGGCTGACCTCGGACTCCGCCTGGACCCGGACCTGCAGCCGGAAAAGTAGTAAAAATGTGGAGTTTCATTCATTCGAGGGACCATGTCTCGGAGAAGTCAGAATTAGCTTCCGAACTAGGATTTGCTCGACAGAATTAAAAGACAAAGCTCCCAAGAATTTTTCATATCACATAACACTGGTTAGAGACATCGTTTTCCTCATATATCTGGAGTCGGGTTGATTTCCAGTTTAAAACCTTAcagtgctttttttttgttgttcatttgtttttaatgcaaaCCAACCtaacatatatttaattttggttCAGGGAATTAAAAAAGCTAGTGATCAATCTGCTACCAATACATATTGACATCTTATCTTctaatttattttgaaaataatacaaatgtataAAGCATTTCTTAAAAACagagtttacaaagtgctttcaCACCAaagcaagaaaagagagaaataagatGCATCAGGATGCAATGTAACAAGGCGAGGGACAACCACATTTAGGTGGTCGTGACCAAGGTGGTGTTGAAATTCAATAAATAGATATGGAACTATGTCAGATCAATCCAAATGAACACATAAAAGCAGTAATATGACaacaaaaattgtaaaataaaagctgaaagtaaacaataaaaaaaagtaaaagcactacATAACATAAAGAAGTAAGtctgactcactgactctgtAGCCTTTGTCCTATTCCTCACATTTCCTATGAAACTGGAGCATTTGTTAACCTGCATCTATTCTCCAAATTCATGAAACATTAATATTTCTGCCATATCATCAATTTGTCAGAACAACACGTGAAGCCCCTGGTTTAGAAAACTAGATCCGCCACTGAATTTGGAAGCTGAATTGTTAAAGGGACACATGTGAGTATTTACTATGAGGCTTGTGATTTAAAGTGAATTGTATCTTTGATGCTTGCTCCTGTGTTGGACTCGGATGAACCCAACAGCACAAACATACAACTAAATCCACAAACTGCAGATACACTCCTCTAGTGGGACTTTTGTTGAGGACCATATCGCTGTGGGATCTCTCTCCTACTCACCTTTCCTGGAGTAGCGGGAGTCGAACCTCGTGTCCTTGGCCGCGGTCCCGCCGCCGACGCTGAACATCCTCGGCAGGACGACGAAGGTGAAGAGCACGGCGGTGAAAGCCAGGGCGACTTGTTGTGATGTGGACACCACCATCCTGCACACGACACCGAACAGCGCTCACTGCGGCCGGCTACACGAGGGGGAGACGGTGAGGGTGGAGCAGGAAGTGGCGGGGTGTAGTTAGGAGGAGAAACAGTGAGCACAAGGCGCCATTAGAGGTGTCAAATGGTCAAAACACGCTGTTGTACCCAGAACAGCTGAGCCCCACTCCGCTCAGCTGCCACCAGAACAACACTTCCGGAGGGAAgacttttcacaataaaagactTCACGAAATCACGCCGTTGTTTTAGATGTTCATTAATATCACATTTTGGCATcggtgtttttttatatttcaaaacTATGATGATTCACACAAGAAGTGGGGGGACAAAGGGGCCaatgtcataataataataatgatgctaactttatttatatagtacttatctaaacacttttacaaagtACTtccaaaatacaatacatactATAAGCAAAGCTTGCTGTCTCTGTTCAAACTCATTCTGTACTTCTAAAAAGCCTGGAAATGTTTTCAacatatgtttatatttattgttaagTGACACGCTTTTAAAGTGGGTcctctgtatatatatacatatatgagtGGCCAGGAAACAGCGTGGCCAGGAAGcaggagatatatatatatatatatatatatacatatatgagtggccaggaaacaggagatatatatatatatgtacatataaagTCTAATCTAaatctttataaatataaagtcccattgtagggtaaagaaaataacaattcatataatttagatgaaacacaaaaaTCCCAAAGATTATCCTATAttgaatttctgccaatagatccctttcacctaactCGTACACAATGAACCTTTAAAGACTATTGACAGGACAGAGGCACCTcaagggccaatcagattttagCTTGGGCCAGTTTTGCCCAGTAGCTGCAAACAGAAAGATGAAAATGAGGGGCGTAACCAGTGATGCTTTCCAGTAGGCAGATAAACAAACATGCATTTTGCTGGAGTGAGATGAACCCATGAGGTTTTACCGGAAATAGTGGGTTCTGTTAATGTCCTCTAATGTTTGTGTGGTTTTGCTCACACTCCTTTCAATACTGCTGTAATATGAGTACCCTAAAATCTTCACTTAATGAACTCTATAGAAGATAACTGCTTCTATAGATCTGCGTGAAGTGTAATTTACTAGAGTTTTTCAGGAGGAATTGAGAAAAAGAGGCACCCAGTTTATGTGTAAGTAATGGAGGTGTTTATACAGTAATAGTGTGTGATGGTCTTAATACCTTACCACAAGGCTGGCATCTGTGTTATTCCTATAAGCTGTGCTACCAGACTTTGTACGAATAGCAAATATCAAATTAGAAAAAGCAACACATTTCTTTTGTTATACAAtccagttgtgtgtgtctgcaacgGAAGTAAACATTCCTCAAATATTCAACGTTGATCTGTTAGCAAGTGCAATGGGCAGTGTCTGCTCTTTACTCTAAATGCCACTTTTATTGAGTCTGATTTTATGGGCCTGCACTGAAAAAGTGAACTCAAGACAATTTTATAAATCTgttatacatttaatatttaataaaataatgatcaACATAAATGATTGTTTCCACTGGGCAAGCTGAATGTTGACAAAATGTTACTCACTCTTGTACATCTGCTAACCCTGGCTTTTCCTTGGCAGTTTTCACATATCTATTGtttcacatgaataaataaacagatgagTCCCAGTTTAAAAGCAGCAAAAAAAGggctaaaaaaaataacatctaagacacaaacagagaccaTAGCTAGATATGAGGTAGACCTGTTCTGACCGTGAGTAATAAAACATGATAGTAAAACATATTATTCAGATTTACATTCACTTATCTATTATACACATTGTGCGTGGTACATAACATACAGCACATTGTTGAGTGTAATTGTATCCCAAGAAAAAAATTCGAGGGTCAAAT contains the following coding sequences:
- the ccdc107 gene encoding coiled-coil domain-containing protein 107 isoform X2 codes for the protein MVVSTSQQVALAFTAVLFTFVVLPRMFSVGGGTAAKDTRFDSRYSRKGPGPGGVRGQPMNGPGAPQTAENMQQMKKLMEQELKADKFKSNNNNKGYVFTLMPLYAIGVGVFAAYKFLKIKSADDQAQKDKFAKGAKKSVEAENQLNELEQRLGQTEQMLNSILTQLDPLTNCVKTVAQEQKNEIMSQLQTIRYLMKKRGMECPPLNINEASCERNLDHLIESLGVKDFSAAAASLGGKDSPKNSGAEDEAATEGEEMKELVPEESDGEAEKEGDMLEEEEEEEEDDDEEEEEEEEEEEEEEEGLEDRELMPSLEDSYEPNTGEVSPASGLRRRNRPE
- the ccdc107 gene encoding coiled-coil domain-containing protein 107 isoform X1; this translates as MVVSTSQQVALAFTAVLFTFVVLPRMFSVGGGTAAKDTRFDSRYSRKGPGPGGVRGQPMNGPGAPQTAENMQQMKKLMEQELKADKFKSNNNNKGYVFTLMPLYAIGVGVFAAYKFLKIKSADDQAQKDKFAKGAKKSVEAENQLNELEQRLGQTEQMLNSILTQLDPLTNCVKTVAQEQKNEIMSQLQTIRYLMKKRGMECPPLNINEASCERNLDHLIESLGVKDFSAAAASLGGSETSGGAGTSEKDSPKNSGAEDEAATEGEEMKELVPEESDGEAEKEGDMLEEEEEEEEDDDEEEEEEEEEEEEEEEGLEDRELMPSLEDSYEPNTGEVSPASGLRRRNRPE